Proteins encoded in a region of the Trichosurus vulpecula isolate mTriVul1 chromosome 9, mTriVul1.pri, whole genome shotgun sequence genome:
- the LOC118830582 gene encoding 60S ribosomal protein L29-like — protein sequence MAKSKNHTTHNQSRKWHRNGIKKPRSQRYESLKGVDPKFLRNMRFAKKHNKKGLKKMQANNAKAIKARAEAIEALSTKASKAKLLRPKIPKASARRAGHKMASKHPGPRVGIKCPGSRITKPDSKIARTTDPKAAKPTDPKAAKSTDPKAAKPTDPKATKSATKVSKSDPKATKSGPKATKSDAKASKSGPKVAKSDPKAPKPSDSKAAKPTDPKAAESKPKDAGAKAASPKPSK from the coding sequence ATGGCTAAGTCTAAGAACCATACCACTCACAACCAATCAAGGAAATGGCACAGAAATGGCATCAAGAAGCCTAGGTCACAGAGATACGAGTCTCTGAAAGGGGTTGACCCCAAGTTTCTAAGAAACATGCGCTTTGCCAAGAAACACAACAAGAAGGGGCTGAAGAAGATGCAGGCCAACAACGCCAAAGCCATCAAGGCCAGAGCAGAGGCCATCGAGGCCCTGAGCACCAAGGCCTCCAAGGCCAAGCTCCTCAGGCCCAAGATCCCCAAGGCCAGTGCCCGGCGTGCTGGCCACAAGATGGCCAGCAAGCATCCAGGCCCTAGGGTCGGCATCAAATGTCCAGgctccaggatcacaaagcctgACTCTAAGATTGCCAGAACCACTGACCCCAAGGCTGCCAAGCCCACTGACCCCAAGGCCGCCAAGTCCACTGACCCCAAGGCTGCCAAGCCCACTGACCCCAAGGCCACCAAGTCTGCCACCAAGGTCAGTAAGTCTGATCCCAAGGCTACCAAATCTGGCCCCAAGGCCACCAAATCTGATGCTAAGGCCTCCAAGTCCGGTCCCAAGGTAGCCAAGTCTGATCCTAAGGCCCCGAAGCCCAGTGATTCCAAGGCTGCTAAGCCTACTGACCCCAAGGCCGCCGAGTCCAAACCCAAAGATGCTGGGGCTAAAGCTGCTAGTCCCAAGCCTTCAAAGTAG